One genomic window of Mercenaria mercenaria strain notata chromosome 2, MADL_Memer_1, whole genome shotgun sequence includes the following:
- the LOC128554443 gene encoding cytochrome P450 2H1-like produces the protein MIQLIIFEVLSLNNLTFGYSYTTYIICLCFVLLLFVNCRRPRGIPPGPPLLPVIGNILTLSAKDIQGAMKKLRDKYGDIFSLYIGKELVIVLNGYDTIQNALVRRGRLFSHRPESAFQKVIMPFTGILFSNGKIWKEQRSFAQKTLKEICFDDGNHHIEAVLREETDRVLQKLDEIGHCALDIRHLIHVYSLNVIIRVVYGDELKGDNENTAYLIDAYHDIGMEVAKMQVMVNCFPFLQRLPGDSLGIQRLETMRNKLESVTKQFIHNAIKKTERCAKSYTDAYNEELKQSKNGEKDIGHSFSELRMVHSCSDLIGAASDTTANAIVWILLHLVREPEVQEKMFNEIKETLGTESEPMLCDRKGLPYTQAVILEGMRISNSTPFALPHSVAEDVFFNSYFFPKDCTVLVNLTSVLKDPKVFKDPHSFKPERFLNSDRSEMIHIEELIPFSMGPRSCLGESLARMQLFMIISAIVQKFKLLPAEDGKLPDDKGVLSTVYKPLPFSVRLEKR, from the coding sequence ATGATTCAGCTgattatttttgaagttttaagtCTGAATAATTTGACATTTGGATATTCTTATACAACTTACATAatctgtttgtgttttgttttattgttattcGTAAATTGTCGCAGACCACGCGGAATCCCGCCAGGTCCGCCATTACTTCCGGTGATTGGAAACATTCTGACATTATCAGCAAAAGACATACAAGGGGCTATGAAGAAACTTAGGGATAAGTATGGTGATATATTTAGCTTGTATATTGGAAAAgaacttgttattgttttgaaTGGTTATGATACTATCCAAAACGCTTTGGTCAGGAGGGGACGTTTGTTTTCCCATCGGCCTGAGTCAGCATTTCAAAAGGTTATTATGCCCTTCACTGGAATTTTATTCAGCAATGGTAAAATTTGGAAGGAGCAGAGGTCATTTGCGCAGAAAACTTtgaaagaaatttgctttgatgATGGTAATCATCATATTGAAGCTGTGCTTCGAGAGGAAACTGATCGAGTATTGCAAAAACTGGACGAAATTGGACATTGTGCGTTGGACATACGTCATCTGATTCATGTTTACTCGCTAAATGTTATTATCAGAGTGGTTTATGGTGATGAATTAAAAGGGGATAACGAAAACACTGCTTATCTTATTGATGCCTATCATGACATAGGAATGGAAGTCGCAAAAATGCAAGTTATGGTGAACTGTTTTCCTTTTCTGCAAAGACTACCTGGCGACAGCTTGGGTATACAGCGGCTAGAGACGATGAGAAATAAATTAGAATCAGTTACAAAACAGTTTATTCATAACGCAATTAAGAAAACTGAGCGGTGTGCAAAGTCGTATACGGATGCTTATAATGAAGAGCTTAAGCAGtctaaaaatggagaaaaagatattggacattcgttttCGGAGCTTCGTATGGTTCACAGTTGTTCAGACTTGATCGGAGCAGCCAGTGACACAACTGCAAACGCCATTGTCTGGATACTGCTGCACTTAGTAAGAGAACCAGAGGTCCAAGAAAAAATGTTCAATGAGATAAAAGAAACGCTTGGAACTGAGTCTGAACCCATGCTTTGTGATAGAAAGGGACTGCCATACACGCAAGCTGTGATTTTAGAGGGCATGCGGATATCGAATTCCACGCCATTTGCTCTTCCACATTCAGTTGCGGAAGATGTGTTTTTCAACAGTTATTTCTTTCCAAAAGACTGCACGGTGTTGGTAAATTTAACATCTGTCCTAAAAGATCCTAAAGTTTTCAAAGATCCACATTCGTTTAAACCCGAACGATTTCTCAATTCGGACAGAAGTGAAATGATCCATATTGAGGAATTGATTCCGTTTTCCATGGGTCCAAGATCATGTCTTGGCGAATCTTTAGCCAGAATGCAGTTGTTCATGATAATTTCGGCAATAGTGCAGAAGTTTAAACTATTACCTGCAGAAGATGGGAAACTTCCAGATGATAAAGGGGTGCTCAGTACAGTGTAcaaacctttacctttttctgttaGACTGGAAAAGCGTTGA
- the LOC128549085 gene encoding monocarboxylate transporter 12-B-like translates to MVGTVASIPSETKVRKVKAPDGGRGWFVVFAALAFNIIFDGCCNSFGILFIKILEEFNETKSNTAWTGSLFFSTPLLLAPIAGMITRNIGSRLATMLGGLIATVGFAVGSLSNSIPMLLIFYGLVGGTRMSLPYFNSIKVVTDYFDKRLVLASGIAECGSGLGTLIFGPLTEYLVTAYEWRGALFIISGIASNIIVCGALFCPVRPNKKKPSSYKCTSLYFPCSCCFSSRYPEDISEYTVADVPNDWKPRAKLRRLYLSKLKNVPFLVFAFSNFIVTFWYDVTYIFIVSNTVDIGISLRKTSYLLLIIGFAHLFGIIGYGVLCNREWINRTVVYGLSSVVSGASVLLVPIFKGYVPLVILSGCFGLFSAATEALFSYVLIDFSDLDNQTENDQL, encoded by the exons ATGGTTGGTACTGTCGCAAGCATACCAAGTGAAACCAAAGTCCGGAAGGTAAAGGCCCCTGACGGTGGAAGAGGCTGGTTTGTCGTGTTCGCTGCACTCGCTTTTAATATCATTTTCGACGGATGCTGTAATTCATTTGGAATCCTCTTTATAAAAATTCTAGAAGAgtttaatgaaacaaaaagtaATACAGCATGGACAGGTTCCTTATTTTTCTCTACGCCATTATTGCTCGCACCAATAGCAGGAATGATAACAAGAAACATCGGTTCTCGTTTGGCAACGATGTTGGGAGGACTGATTGCCACAGTTGGGTTTGCAGTTGGATCACTATCTAATTCCATACCTATGTTGCTGATATTCTATGGATTAGTAGGCGGAACTAGAATGTCATTGCCCTACTTTAACTCCATCAAGGTAGTGACAGATTATTTCGATAAAAGGCTGGTTCTTGCGTCTGGTATAGCAGAGTGTGGTTCTGGACTCGGAACACTCATATTTGGTCCTTTAACAGAGTACCTCGTCACAGCGTATGAATGGAGGGGTGCTCTCTTTATAATAAGTGGGATAGCATCAAACATTATTGTTTGTGGTGCTTTGTTTTGTCCGGTAAGGCCAAATAAAAAGAAACCTAGCAGTTACAAATGTACTTCACTGTATTTCCCATGTAGTTGCTGCTTCAGTTCAAGATATCCAGAGGATATATCGGAATATACTGTCGCTGATGTACCGAATGATTGGAAACCCCGTGCCAAATTACGGCGTTTGTACTTATCCAAACTGAAAAACGTTCCGTTTTTAGTGtttgcattttcaaattttatagttACTTTCTGGTATGACGTAACTTACATTTTCATAGTTTCAAACACCGTCGACATTGGAATAAGTTTGCGAAAGACGTCTTACCTTTTGTTAATTATCGGATTCGCCCATTTGTTTGGTATAATCGGTTATGGCGTCCTTTGTAACAGGGAGTGGATTAACCGTACGGTGGTTTATGGGCTATCTAGCGTTGTGAGCGGTGCATCTGTTCTACTAGTTCCTATATTTAAGGGATACGTTCCACTTGTAATTTTGTCGGGGTGTTTTGGATTATTTTCCGCAGCAACGGAAGCTCTGTTTTCATATGTATTGATAGAT TTCTCAGATTTAGACAATCAAACTGAAAACGATCAGCTTTAG